A window from Dama dama isolate Ldn47 chromosome 11, ASM3311817v1, whole genome shotgun sequence encodes these proteins:
- the LOC133065179 gene encoding histone H2B type 2-K1-like has product MSAEHGQLQQPGGRRGRSPGDKKSRRRSRRKETYSMYIYKVLKQVHPDIGISSKAMSIMNLFVNDLFERLAGEATRLAQYSGRTTLTSREVQTAMRLLLPGELAKHAVSEGTKAMTKYTSSK; this is encoded by the coding sequence ATGAGCGCTGAGCACGGACAGCTACAGCAGCCTGGGGGCCGGCGAGGCCGGAGTCCTGGGGACAAGAAGTCCAGAAGGCGCAGCCGGCGCAAAGAAACCTACTCGATGTACATCTACAAGGTGCTCAAGCAGGTGCACCCCGACATCGGCATCTCCTCCAAGGCCATGAGCATCATGAACTTGTTCGTGAACGATCTGTTTGAGCGGCTGGCCGGCGAGGCCACCCGGCTGGCCCAGTACTCGGGCCGAACCACACTGACATCCCGGGAGGTCCAGACGGCCATGCGTCTGCTGCTGCCTGGAGAGCTGGCCAAGCATGCTGTGTCTGAGGGCACCAAGGCCATGACCAAGTACACCAGCTCCAAGTGA